In the Brevundimonas sp. LM2 genome, CCGGCGGCCCGCGGCCTGCGCTTCGCAGGCGCAGCAGGGGCCCGCCTCACAGGCTTTGCGCCGGGGCGCAGAGACCGGAGTCGTTCAGGCGGGCGGCTTCCGGCGCAGCCGGACAACGGCGTTGTGCGTTGCGATAAAACTCTCGTGATCAGCGGGAGGGCGGGCCGCGATCAGCCGCAACGGATGCGTCTACCGGACCGCCTGGGCCAGCCGGGCCGCGAACCCCGGCTCGTCCTCGAACCGGGCCACGACCGGCCAGGCGACGATGCGGGTGCGCCAGTCGGGCGGCAGGCGGGCCCAGTCCTTCTCGGTCGTGACCAGGCCGGCGTCGAACAGGGCGGCGCGGTCGGCGAGGAAGGCCAGGTCGCCAGGGCGGTAGGCGGCGTGATCAGGGAAGGGGGCGAAATCGACGAGGTCGCAGCCGGCGGCCTCGAGCGCGCGCTCGACCTTCCACGGCTTGGCGATGCCGGCGAAGCCGACCTGCGGCCCATGCGGGGGCGGGCCGGCGGGCTCCAGTCGGGCGATGAAGGTCGGCAGGGGGGCGAACAGCGCCAGCAGCTCGGCATCCGCCTCGGGCGCATCGGCCGGCAGCAGGACAACGACCGCATCGGCGCGGGCCAGTCCCGCCGCCAGGGGTTCGCGCATGGGGCCGGACGGAAAGACCGAACCGTCCCCGAACGGCCATTCCGCGCCGCGGGTCTCGCCATCGACGACGAGGAGGCTGAGGGTCTTGAGCAGGGACGGGTTCTGGTGCGCGTCGTCCAGCACCAGCGCCGCCGCGCCGTCGGCCACCGCCGCCCGCGCCCCGGCGACCCGGTCCCGCGCGATCCAGACCGCTGCGTCCCCCGCCAGCATCAGGGGTTCGTCGCCGACCTCGTCGGCCGTGTGAAGCGTCGGATCCACCCGAAGGGGCCCGTCCGACCGGCCGCCATAGCCGCGCGACAGACCGTGTGCCGCGATGCCCTGCGCCCGCAGCAGGCGCAGGACCTCGCGCGCGACCGGGGTCTTGCCGGAGCCCCCGACGGTCAGGTTGCCGATCGAGAGGACCGGCACGCCGACGTCGACCGGCGTCGCGCGGGCGATCCTTCGGGCGGTGGCGGCGGACCAGATCCAGGCCAGGGGTTTCAGCAGGGTGCGGACGACGCGGCCGTGGCGGCCATGGCGTTCGTACCACCAGCGGGGGGTCGAGAGTTTCATCGGCGCACGGGCGGCAGCAGGGGCTGGAGCGTGTCCCACAGCCGGTCCAGGCCGGCCCCCGCGTCGGCGGCGGCACGCCGGGCCCGCTCGCCCATGGCCCGCGCGGCGGCGAGATCGCTCAGCAGGGGGGCGACGACCGCCGGAAGATCCTCCATCCGGCGGACGACCATGAGCGCGTCGGCCGCCACCAGGTCGGCGGTGACCTTCTGCCAGTTCGAGGCGTCGGGTCCGGCGAACACCGGCTTGCCCAGGCGCGCGGGCTCCAGCGGATTGTGCCCGCCCAGCGTCGGCCGGTGCAGAATCGATCCGAACGAGCCCCCCATGATGACCACATCGGCCAGCCTGAGGAACAGGCCGAGCTCGCCCAGGGTGTCGGCCACGTAGATGTCCGTGGCCTGGGTCAGGTCGCCGCCCCGCGAGCGCAGGGCGAACCGGTGGCCGGCACGGGTCAGCTCGGCGGCGATCGGCGCGCCCCGCTCCGGGTGGCGCGGGACCAGGATCAGGCACAGGCGGTCCGCCAGCCCGTCCAGCGCGCGGACGAGGGCGGCCTCCTCGCCCTCGTGGGTCGAGGCGGCGACCACCACGGGCCGGTCGCCGATGGCGGCGCTGAGGCCGGTGAAGGCCGCGGGGTCGTGCGGAAGGACGGCGCCGGACAGCTTCAGATTGACGGGGCCGTCGACCCGGGCCCCGAGCGCCTGAAGCCGGGCGGCGGAGACGTCGTCCTGGGGCATGACCAGGGCGAAGGCGGACAGGACCGCGCGGGCGGCGGCCGGCACCCGGGCCCAGCCGTCGGCGGTCTTCGCGGTGATGCGGGCGCTGACCAGGGCCAGGGGAATCGACCGGGCTTCGGCCGCCAGAACCAGGTTCGGCCACAGGTCGCTCTCGACGAAGAGGCCCAGGCTGGGCCGCCAGTGATCGAGGAAGGCGGCGACGGCGCGCGGGCCGTCCACGGGGGCGAACTGGTGGAGGACGCCGGGCGGCAGGCGGCGGGCCAGAAGTTCGGCGGAGGTGACGGTGGCCGAGGTGACCAGGACGGTCAGGTCCGGGCGATCGCGGCGGAACCGCTCGATCAGGGACAGCAGGGACAGGGTCTCGCCGACGCTGACGCCGTGCAGCCAGACCAGGTCGCCGTGCGGGCGCGGCCGGCCGGCGACGCCGAGCCGCTCGTCGACCCGCACGGGGTCCTCCTTGCCCTGTTTGACGCGCGCATCGAGCAGGCGCGGGGTCAGGGGCTCCAGCATCCGGGTCAGCAGCCGGTAGGCCATCAGGGCGGGGCTCACAGGCGGGGCAGTCCGGTGATCGCGTCGGCCCGCGCCTCGACGGCGGTCAGCCGCTCTGTCCAGCCCGGCGTGACCTCGGCCAAAGCGGCGCCCGTGGGATAGTGGGCGATGTCGTAGACGATGGCCCCCCGGCCGAACGGCAGGGGCAGAAGCGCGCGGTCCCAGCTGTTCAGACGGATGGCCGGATGACAGCTCATGCCGATGAACAGGACCGGGGCCCCCGACATCCGGGCCATCAGCGGCAGACCCTCGGCCATGAGGCGGACCGGGCCGCGCGGGCCGTCGGGGGTCACGGCCAGGGCCCCGATCTTCAGCTGCTTCAGCCCGTCCCGCAGGGCCTGGGATCCGCCCTTGGCGGCGTCGGCCTTGTCCTTGTTGGCGGACGAGCCCCGGACGGCGGGGAAGCCCTGA is a window encoding:
- a CDS encoding lysophospholipid acyltransferase family protein, with translation MRPLRNPIVQTILSSVLAAWMRFCFATLRWTYEGREHAEGVWAAGGGVLCTFWHSRIGLSPSCWPLDRAQPAKALISLSPDGQFIARAVALQGFPAVRGSSANKDKADAAKGGSQALRDGLKQLKIGALAVTPDGPRGPVRLMAEGLPLMARMSGAPVLFIGMSCHPAIRLNSWDRALLPLPFGRGAIVYDIAHYPTGAALAEVTPGWTERLTAVEARADAITGLPRL
- a CDS encoding 3-deoxy-D-manno-octulosonic acid transferase, which gives rise to MSPALMAYRLLTRMLEPLTPRLLDARVKQGKEDPVRVDERLGVAGRPRPHGDLVWLHGVSVGETLSLLSLIERFRRDRPDLTVLVTSATVTSAELLARRLPPGVLHQFAPVDGPRAVAAFLDHWRPSLGLFVESDLWPNLVLAAEARSIPLALVSARITAKTADGWARVPAAARAVLSAFALVMPQDDVSAARLQALGARVDGPVNLKLSGAVLPHDPAAFTGLSAAIGDRPVVVAASTHEGEEAALVRALDGLADRLCLILVPRHPERGAPIAAELTRAGHRFALRSRGGDLTQATDIYVADTLGELGLFLRLADVVIMGGSFGSILHRPTLGGHNPLEPARLGKPVFAGPDASNWQKVTADLVAADALMVVRRMEDLPAVVAPLLSDLAAARAMGERARRAAADAGAGLDRLWDTLQPLLPPVRR
- the lpxK gene encoding tetraacyldisaccharide 4'-kinase, which encodes MKLSTPRWWYERHGRHGRVVRTLLKPLAWIWSAATARRIARATPVDVGVPVLSIGNLTVGGSGKTPVAREVLRLLRAQGIAAHGLSRGYGGRSDGPLRVDPTLHTADEVGDEPLMLAGDAAVWIARDRVAGARAAVADGAAALVLDDAHQNPSLLKTLSLLVVDGETRGAEWPFGDGSVFPSGPMREPLAAGLARADAVVVLLPADAPEADAELLALFAPLPTFIARLEPAGPPPHGPQVGFAGIAKPWKVERALEAAGCDLVDFAPFPDHAAYRPGDLAFLADRAALFDAGLVTTEKDWARLPPDWRTRIVAWPVVARFEDEPGFAARLAQAVR